The Mycolicibacterium mageritense genome contains a region encoding:
- a CDS encoding metal ABC transporter solute-binding protein, Zn/Mn family produces MQTVIVIAVNLPVNLRTLAVAAVLTAPFVLAACGSGETTGTESAGDCPTTPVNVVVSVDQWGDIVSELGGACAKVTTVLAGSSVDPHDFEPAPSDAAKFQGAQLVVINGGHYDEWAAKLAQSSAPDAPVVEAIAGGDDHDDHDHAAEGHSHGDDHAEGVNPHAWYSPAAVTSVADAVTAKLSELAPDAKDYFAERRTAFTDSMKPYQQLIDTIKAKASGKTYAASEAVFDDMAGAVGLVNRTPAGYQVASSNESDPSPADLDAFLRLLGDKGVDVLIYNTQTEGSVPQQLRAAAEKAGVPVVDVTETVAPGADSFEAWQVAQLTALAKALGVQQ; encoded by the coding sequence ATGCAAACGGTTATCGTTATCGCCGTGAACCTGCCCGTGAACCTTCGCACCCTGGCTGTCGCAGCGGTACTCACCGCCCCGTTCGTTCTGGCTGCCTGCGGTTCCGGTGAGACCACCGGCACCGAGTCGGCAGGTGACTGCCCTACCACCCCCGTCAACGTCGTGGTCAGCGTCGACCAGTGGGGCGACATCGTGTCCGAACTGGGTGGGGCGTGCGCGAAGGTGACCACGGTGCTGGCCGGCTCCTCGGTGGACCCGCACGACTTCGAACCCGCGCCGTCGGACGCCGCGAAGTTCCAGGGCGCGCAACTCGTGGTGATCAACGGCGGCCACTACGACGAGTGGGCGGCCAAGCTGGCCCAGAGCTCGGCTCCCGATGCGCCCGTCGTCGAGGCGATCGCCGGGGGCGACGATCACGACGACCATGACCATGCGGCCGAGGGCCACAGCCATGGCGACGACCACGCCGAAGGCGTCAACCCCCACGCCTGGTACAGCCCGGCCGCGGTGACATCGGTAGCCGACGCGGTGACCGCGAAGCTCAGCGAGCTGGCGCCCGACGCCAAGGACTACTTCGCCGAGCGGCGCACCGCGTTCACCGACTCGATGAAGCCCTACCAGCAGCTCATCGACACCATCAAGGCCAAGGCGTCGGGCAAGACCTACGCAGCCAGCGAGGCGGTGTTCGACGACATGGCGGGCGCCGTGGGCCTGGTCAACCGCACGCCCGCGGGTTACCAGGTCGCGTCGTCGAATGAGTCTGACCCGTCACCGGCCGACCTCGACGCGTTCCTGCGCCTGCTCGGCGACAAGGGCGTCGACGTGCTCATCTACAACACCCAGACCGAGGGCTCGGTGCCGCAACAGCTGCGCGCGGCGGCCGAGAAGGCGGGCGTGCCCGTGGTCGATGTGACCGAAACGGTGGCGCCGGGAGCGGATTCGTTCGAGGCTTGGCAGGTGGCACAACTCACCGCGCTGGCCAAGGCTCTTGGTGTCCAGCAGTAA
- a CDS encoding metal ABC transporter ATP-binding protein has translation MSSSNDEPALVFDDVSVVRGGRLIWSEGTFEIPAGGIVALIGSNGSGKSTMLQVVLGLLPVASGSVRVLGSRPGERNDVIGYVPQDYVAGAGEAIRARDAVTLGLTGRRWGFSRTTRADKARVAEALEWVEADGFADMRVSQLSGGQRQRIALANALVGHPKMLILDEPLAALDLRNQHEIVRLLARLNDELGITILVVAHDLNPLLSVLDSAIYLLDGHAHHAAIHEVVDADLLTHLYGTKVQVANTLQGQMYMRSV, from the coding sequence GTGTCCAGCAGTAACGACGAACCCGCGCTGGTCTTCGACGATGTCAGCGTCGTCCGCGGCGGACGGCTGATCTGGTCGGAGGGCACCTTCGAGATCCCGGCAGGCGGCATCGTCGCGCTGATCGGGTCCAACGGATCCGGCAAGTCGACCATGCTTCAGGTCGTGCTGGGACTGCTGCCGGTCGCGTCGGGCTCGGTGCGGGTGCTGGGGAGCCGGCCCGGGGAACGCAACGACGTGATCGGCTATGTGCCGCAGGATTACGTCGCAGGCGCCGGCGAGGCGATCCGGGCGCGTGACGCGGTGACGCTGGGCCTGACCGGACGTCGATGGGGCTTCAGCCGCACCACGCGAGCCGACAAGGCCCGCGTCGCCGAGGCGCTGGAGTGGGTCGAGGCCGACGGATTCGCCGACATGCGGGTCTCACAGCTGTCCGGCGGGCAGCGGCAGCGCATCGCGCTGGCCAATGCGCTTGTGGGACACCCGAAGATGCTCATCCTCGACGAGCCGCTGGCCGCGCTCGACCTACGCAACCAACATGAGATCGTGCGGCTGCTGGCCCGGCTCAACGACGAGCTGGGCATCACGATTCTCGTTGTCGCCCACGACCTCAACCCACTGCTTTCGGTCCTCGACAGCGCCATCTACCTGCTCGACGGCCATGCCCACCACGCGGCGATCCACGAGGTGGTGGATGCTGATCTGCTGACCCACCTGTACGGCACCAAGGTGCAGGTGGCCAACACCTTGCAGGGGCAGATGTACATGAGGAGCGTGTGA
- a CDS encoding metal ABC transporter permease, which produces MQTGLLAGSMALGYQHNWWQILTSAFMRNALLGGTLVALAAGLIGYFIIVRNTAFAAHALAHIGLPGATGAALVGLPVVLGLGVFCIGGALVIGALGKRADDREVATGTVLALATGFGLFFNSLATKNSSTLTNVLFGNLLAITHQQLLTFTALLVVLAATVVFIYRPLLFASVNAQVAEAKGVPVRALAVLFMALLGVAVTMAVQAVGTLLLFALVVTPAATAIMLTAQPLAAMAISTGISLVSVWAGLAVSAIFNMPPSFVIVTIACVIWLVVWTLNRVTHPTRPITV; this is translated from the coding sequence ATGCAGACGGGCCTGCTCGCGGGCAGCATGGCGTTGGGCTATCAGCACAACTGGTGGCAGATCCTCACGTCGGCGTTCATGCGCAACGCGTTGCTCGGCGGCACCCTGGTCGCCCTGGCGGCGGGTTTGATCGGCTACTTCATCATCGTGCGCAATACGGCGTTCGCCGCGCACGCGTTGGCGCACATCGGATTGCCCGGCGCGACCGGCGCCGCTCTGGTGGGACTGCCCGTCGTGCTCGGCCTCGGGGTGTTCTGCATCGGTGGCGCGCTGGTCATCGGGGCGCTCGGAAAACGTGCTGACGACCGGGAAGTCGCGACCGGGACAGTGCTCGCGCTGGCCACCGGTTTCGGGTTGTTCTTCAACTCGCTGGCCACCAAGAACTCGTCGACCCTGACCAACGTCCTGTTCGGCAACCTGTTGGCCATCACCCACCAGCAACTGCTGACGTTCACGGCGCTGCTGGTGGTGCTGGCCGCCACGGTCGTATTCATCTACCGCCCTTTGCTGTTCGCATCGGTCAACGCTCAGGTGGCCGAGGCCAAGGGGGTTCCGGTGCGCGCGCTCGCGGTGCTGTTCATGGCGCTGCTCGGCGTGGCCGTAACCATGGCCGTGCAGGCCGTCGGCACGCTGCTGTTGTTCGCGCTCGTCGTCACCCCGGCCGCCACCGCGATCATGCTGACGGCTCAGCCGCTGGCAGCGATGGCGATCTCGACCGGCATCAGCCTGGTCTCGGTGTGGGCCGGGCTCGCGGTTTCCGCGATCTTCAACATGCCGCCGAGTTTCGTGATCGTCACCATCGCGTGCGTCATCTGGCTCGTGGTGTGGACGCTCAACCGGGTAACTCACCCGACGCGCCCGATTACCGTCTGA
- a CDS encoding LacI family DNA-binding transcriptional regulator, translating into MPRSPHPPRRATLASLAAELKVSRTTISNAYNRPDQLSADLRERIFDAAKRLGYPGPDPVARSLRTRKAGAVGLMITEPLNYSFSDPAALDFVAGLAESCEAVGQGLLLVAVGPNRSFEEGSAAVLSAGVDGFVVYSASDDDPYLPIVRQRHLPVVVVDQPKDVPGVSRISIDDRGGMRKLAEHVLELGHRDIGLLTMRLGRDWPHGNPKPALADPDRLLTPHFHVQRERIHGVYEAMIGYGLDPGSLTVVESYEHLPTSGGAAAEVALEANPRLTALMCTADVLALSAMDYLRARGIYVPGQMTVTGFDGVPEALRRGLSTVVQSSVEKGRRAGDILHNPPRSGLPVIDVLDIEVVRGRTSGPPA; encoded by the coding sequence ATGCCGAGGAGTCCCCACCCGCCGAGGAGGGCGACACTGGCTTCCCTTGCGGCGGAACTGAAGGTTTCGCGCACCACGATCTCGAACGCCTACAACCGTCCTGACCAACTATCGGCGGATCTGCGTGAGCGCATCTTCGACGCCGCCAAGCGGCTGGGCTATCCGGGGCCCGATCCGGTGGCACGGTCGCTGCGGACCCGCAAGGCCGGCGCAGTCGGGTTGATGATCACCGAGCCACTCAACTACTCCTTCAGCGATCCCGCGGCGTTGGATTTCGTTGCCGGTCTTGCCGAGTCGTGTGAGGCGGTCGGGCAGGGCCTGCTGCTGGTCGCGGTTGGCCCCAACCGCAGCTTCGAGGAGGGTTCGGCTGCGGTGCTGTCGGCCGGCGTGGACGGATTCGTCGTGTACTCGGCCTCCGACGACGACCCCTACCTGCCCATCGTGCGGCAGCGGCACCTTCCGGTGGTCGTGGTGGACCAGCCCAAGGATGTGCCGGGGGTTTCGCGGATCTCGATCGACGACCGGGGCGGCATGCGCAAGCTCGCTGAACACGTGCTCGAACTCGGCCACCGCGACATCGGTCTGCTCACCATGCGGCTGGGCCGGGACTGGCCGCACGGCAACCCGAAACCGGCGCTGGCCGACCCGGATCGGCTGCTCACGCCACATTTCCACGTGCAGCGCGAACGTATCCATGGCGTCTATGAGGCGATGATCGGCTACGGACTCGATCCCGGGTCGTTGACGGTCGTGGAGAGCTACGAGCACCTGCCGACGTCGGGTGGCGCGGCCGCGGAGGTCGCGTTGGAGGCCAATCCGCGGCTCACCGCGCTCATGTGCACGGCCGACGTGCTGGCGCTGTCGGCCATGGATTACCTGCGTGCGCGTGGCATCTACGTGCCGGGGCAGATGACCGTGACGGGATTCGACGGCGTGCCGGAGGCGTTGCGCCGGGGTTTGAGCACGGTCGTGCAGTCGAGTGTCGAGAAGGGCAGGCGTGCCGGGGACATCCTGCACAATCCGCCGCGGTCGGGTCTGCCGGTGATCGACGTGCTCGACATCGAGGTGGTGCGGGGCCGGACGTCGGGCCCGCCCGCCTAG